In one Solanum dulcamara chromosome 1, daSolDulc1.2, whole genome shotgun sequence genomic region, the following are encoded:
- the LOC129889530 gene encoding laccase-15-like → MSMKTFTLCLILLLANVVFANHYHFIVKEASFERLCKSKKILTVNGMFPGPILYANKGSTLIVHVYNKSKYNITIHWHGVKQPRNSWSDGPEYITQCPIQSGSKFKQKVILSDEEGTIWWHAHSAWARATVHGAIIVYPKPGTSYPFPKPQAEIPIILGEWWKDSVVEVLKEFVESGGQPKNSDAFMINGQPGDFYPCSNHGTFKLEVKSGKTYLLRILNAALNEILFFAISNHKLTVVGTDGSYTKQLTRDFITISPGQTFDCLLKANQQPNNFYYIAARAYTNGTNVQFGNTTTTAIVKYEGNYKNNNTLISLPYLPSYYDTPSAVNFSGSLKSLSSKRYPISVPINVKTRLISTVSVNLLPCPKNGSSTNVLTTCQGPNRTRLFASMNNISFVTPPTYNILEAYYYNRVKGVFGTEFPNFPPYIFNYTDDVLPLELELPEFGTQVKVLEYNTTVELVLQGTNLVTGLDHPMHLHGYNFYVVGWGLGNFDEKYDPKNYNLVDPPRRNNVAVPKNGWIAIRFRADNPGVWIMHCHIERHFTWGMQTVFIVKNGHRPEQHILPPPHMPPC, encoded by the exons ATGTCTATGAAAACATTTACTTTATGTCTCATACTTCTTCTTGCCAACGTAGTTTTTGCCAACCACTATCATTTCATT GTTAAAGAAGCTTCTTTCGAAAGACTCtgcaaatcaaagaaaattctaaCTGTGAATGGCATGTTTCCTGGGCCGATCCTCTATGCCAACAAAGGATCTACTCTTATTGTTCATGTCTATAACAAAAGCAAGTACAATATCACTATTCATTG GCATGGAGTGAAACAACCGCGAAATTCCTGGTCAGATGGCCCTGAATATATCACCCAATGTCCAATTCAATCAGGCTCCAAATTCAAGCAAAAAGTCATACTTTCCGATGAAGAAGGCACTATTTGGTGGCACGCGCACAGCGCGTGGGCGCGTGCCACGGTTCATGGTGCCATTATTGTTTATCCGAAGCCCGGTACTAGTTATCCTTTCCCTAAGCCTCAAGCTGAAATACCAATTATTTTAG GTGAGTGGTGGAAGGATAGTGTTGTGGaggttttaaaggaatttgttGAGTCAGGAGGTCAACCTAAAAATTCTGATGCTTTTATGATCAATGGTCAGCCTGGTGATTTTTACCCATGTTCAAATCATG GAACTTTCAAGCTAGAAGTTAAATCTGGAAAAACTTATCTATTAAGGATTTTAAATGCTGCACTGAATGAAATTCTTTTCTTTGCAATTTCAAATCACAAATTAACAGTTGTTGGAACAGATGGAAGCTACACAAAGCAATTGACAAGAGATTTCATAACCATAAGTCCTGGACAAACATTTGATTGTCTATTAAAAGCCAATCAACAAcctaataatttttattatatagcTGCTAGAGCATATACTAATGGTACAAATGTCCAATTTGGTAATACAACTACTACagccatagtaaaatatgaaggaaattataaaaataataatacactTATTTCACTCCCTTATTTACCTTCTTACTATGATACACCTTCAGCAGTTAATTTCAGTGGTAGTCTAAAAAGTTTATCCTCAAAACGCTACCCGATATCCGTACCGATTAATGTAAAAACAAGGTTGATTTCAACTGTCTCAGTCAACTTATTGCCTTGCCCAAAAAATGGTAGCAGTACAAATGTACTTACAACATGTCAAGGACCAAACAGAACGCGATTATTTGCTAGCATGAACAATATAAGTTTTGTGACGCCTCCAACGTATAATATACTTGAGGCGTATTATTATAATCGCGTCAAGGGCGTGTTTGGGACCGAATTTCCAAATTTTCCGCcgtatatttttaattatactgaTGATGTCCTGCCTTTAGAGCTTGAATTGCCTGAATTTGGGACGCAAGTGAAAGTATTGGAGTATAATACGACAGTTGAGTTGGTGTTGCAAGGGACAAATTTGGTAACTGGATTAGACCATCCAATGCATCTACATGGGTACAAtttttatgttgttggttggggattaggtaattttgatgaaaaatatgaTCCCAAGAATTATAATCTTGTTGATCCACCTAGAAGGAACAATGTCGCTGTGCCTAAAAATGGTTGGATTGCTATTAGATTCAGAGCAGACAATCCAG GAGTTTGGATTATGCACTGTCATATTGAGAGACATTTTACATGGGGGATGCAGACTGTATTTATAGTGAAAAATGGACACAGACCAGAACAACACATTTTGCCTCCTCCTCACATGCCACCATGCTGA